One genomic region from Flagellimonas oceani encodes:
- a CDS encoding LysM peptidoglycan-binding domain-containing protein, translated as MSVKAKYQPVLDLGEQLDVKNGDVNVEGDILKIKGMTKTQYEKNLLWDKIKEIGGEKPSDIKANITVEDESVYAYHTVKSGESLSKISKHYYGDPMKYNKIFDANTDQLKNPDVIHPDQVLKIPNL; from the coding sequence ATGAGTGTAAAAGCAAAGTATCAACCTGTATTGGACCTAGGCGAGCAATTGGACGTGAAAAACGGCGATGTAAATGTTGAAGGCGACATTTTAAAAATAAAGGGAATGACCAAGACCCAGTATGAAAAAAACTTGCTGTGGGACAAAATCAAGGAAATCGGGGGAGAAAAACCATCCGACATAAAAGCGAACATTACCGTGGAGGATGAATCCGTTTATGCATACCACACGGTAAAAAGTGGTGAATCGTTGAGCAAAATTTCCAAGCACTACTACGGAGACCCAATGAAGTATAACAAAATCTTTGATGCGAATACGGATCAGTTAAAGAATCCAGATGTCATACATCCCGACCAAGTATTGAAGATTCCGAACCTGTAA
- the rpsA gene encoding 30S ribosomal protein S1, whose product MAEEKQNVEVEETAAATEVKEETQPQQDPKEFLENFDWDKYEEGIERVDDNKLKEFETLVEENFVDTADEEVVEGEVVHMTDREAIIDINAKSEGVISLNEFRYNPDLKVGDKVEVLIDIREDKTGQLVLSHRKARTIKAWERVNNAHDKEEIVTGFVKCRTKGGMIVDVFGIEAFLPGSQIDVKPIRDYDQYVGKTMEFKVVKINHEFKNVVVSHKALIEADIEEQKKEIIGQLEKGQVLEGVVKNITSYGVFIDLGGVDGLVHITDLSWSRINHPNEVVDLDQKLNVVILDFDDNKSRIQLGLKQLEKHPWDALGDEIKVGDKVKGKVVVIADYGAFIEVAEGVEGLIHVSEMSWSTHLRSAQDFVNVGDEVEAVVLTLDREDRKMSLGIKQLTPDPWTDITSKYPVGSKHKGIVRNFTNFGVFVELEEGIDGLIYISDLSWTKKIKHPSEFVTVGDTLEVEVLELDVEGRKLSLGHKQTTENPWDKYSDEFAEGTVHTAAIAEVVDKGATINFNEDIVGFVPQRHMEKEDGKKLQKGEEAEFKIIEFNKDFKRVVASHTAIFREQEDRNVKAAAKKRAASSDEAAPTLGDANSALQALKDKMEADSKKK is encoded by the coding sequence ATGGCTGAAGAAAAGCAAAACGTTGAGGTAGAAGAAACTGCCGCAGCAACAGAAGTAAAAGAAGAAACACAGCCCCAACAAGATCCAAAGGAATTTCTTGAGAATTTTGACTGGGACAAGTACGAAGAAGGAATTGAGCGTGTTGATGACAACAAGCTTAAGGAATTTGAAACACTTGTAGAGGAAAACTTTGTGGACACTGCCGATGAGGAAGTAGTGGAAGGAGAAGTAGTCCACATGACAGACCGTGAGGCGATCATTGATATCAATGCAAAGTCCGAGGGTGTGATTTCCTTGAATGAGTTCCGCTACAATCCCGATCTTAAAGTTGGAGATAAAGTTGAGGTACTTATCGATATCCGTGAAGACAAGACCGGTCAGTTGGTGTTGTCCCACAGAAAAGCAAGAACCATCAAGGCATGGGAGCGTGTCAACAATGCACACGACAAAGAGGAAATCGTAACTGGATTCGTAAAATGTCGTACCAAAGGTGGTATGATCGTTGACGTATTCGGAATCGAGGCGTTCTTGCCAGGTTCTCAAATCGATGTGAAGCCTATCCGTGACTACGATCAGTATGTAGGCAAGACCATGGAGTTCAAAGTAGTGAAGATCAACCACGAGTTCAAGAACGTAGTGGTATCGCACAAAGCTTTGATCGAAGCGGACATCGAAGAACAGAAAAAAGAGATCATCGGCCAGTTGGAAAAAGGTCAAGTATTGGAAGGTGTGGTCAAAAACATTACATCTTACGGGGTATTTATCGACCTTGGAGGCGTGGATGGATTGGTACACATTACCGACCTTTCCTGGAGCCGTATCAACCACCCGAACGAGGTTGTGGACCTAGATCAGAAATTGAACGTTGTTATCCTTGATTTCGATGATAACAAATCAAGAATCCAGTTGGGTCTTAAGCAATTGGAGAAACACCCATGGGATGCCCTAGGTGATGAGATCAAAGTAGGTGACAAAGTAAAAGGTAAAGTGGTTGTGATCGCTGATTATGGTGCATTTATCGAAGTTGCCGAAGGTGTTGAAGGTTTGATCCACGTTTCAGAAATGTCTTGGAGCACACACCTTAGATCTGCACAGGATTTCGTAAACGTAGGTGACGAGGTTGAAGCAGTTGTATTGACCTTGGATAGGGAAGATCGTAAAATGTCGTTGGGTATCAAGCAATTGACTCCGGACCCATGGACCGATATCACTTCTAAATATCCTGTAGGATCAAAACATAAAGGAATCGTTAGAAACTTTACCAACTTCGGTGTATTTGTAGAGTTGGAAGAAGGAATCGACGGTTTGATCTACATTTCCGACCTTTCTTGGACCAAAAAGATAAAGCACCCATCCGAGTTTGTTACCGTTGGTGACACCTTGGAAGTGGAGGTATTGGAATTGGACGTGGAAGGCCGCAAATTGAGCCTTGGTCACAAGCAGACCACCGAGAACCCTTGGGACAAATATTCCGATGAGTTCGCTGAAGGTACAGTGCACACAGCTGCAATCGCAGAGGTTGTTGACAAAGGAGCTACGATCAACTTCAACGAGGACATCGTTGGGTTTGTTCCACAACGTCACATGGAAAAAGAAGACGGCAAGAAGCTTCAAAAAGGAGAAGAGGCCGAATTCAAGATCATCGAGTTCAACAAAGATTTCAAGAGAGTTGTGGCCAGCCACACTGCCATCTTTAGAGAGCAAGAGGATAGAAATGTGAAGGCTGCTGCCAAGAAAAGAGCCGCGTCCAGCGACGAAGCCGCTCCGACCCTTGGTGATGCCAACTCCGCATTGCAAGCATTGAAAGACAAAATGGAAGCTGATTCCAAGAAAAAGTAA
- the pyrR gene encoding bifunctional pyr operon transcriptional regulator/uracil phosphoribosyltransferase PyrR yields MSQKVLLTSKEINIILHRLACQLMENHLDFKDTALIGIQPRGVFLAERLVKILKKEYKIKHIDLGFLDITFFRDDFGRGEILKANSTQMNFLVEDKKVVFIDDVLYTGRSIRSALTAIQSFGRPSNIELLTLIDRRFSRHLPIQPTYRGRQVDAINEEKVKVMWEENDGEDKVYLVSK; encoded by the coding sequence ATGAGTCAAAAAGTTCTGCTTACTTCAAAGGAAATCAACATCATACTGCACCGGTTGGCCTGTCAGCTAATGGAAAACCATTTGGATTTTAAGGATACCGCTTTGATAGGTATTCAGCCCAGAGGCGTTTTTTTGGCAGAACGATTGGTAAAGATTCTCAAAAAGGAATACAAGATCAAGCATATTGACCTTGGTTTCTTGGACATCACATTTTTTAGGGACGATTTTGGACGAGGGGAAATCCTTAAGGCCAATTCCACACAAATGAATTTTTTGGTAGAGGACAAAAAAGTGGTGTTTATTGATGATGTGCTTTACACGGGAAGAAGTATCAGGTCGGCATTAACGGCCATTCAATCCTTCGGTAGACCAAGTAACATTGAACTTTTGACATTAATAGATAGACGTTTTAGCCGACATCTACCTATTCAACCCACCTACAGGGGGCGACAAGTGGATGCCATCAACGAAGAAAAAGTAAAGGTGATGTGGGAAGAAAACGACGGTGAAGATAAAGTATATTTAGTAAGCAAATAA
- a CDS encoding aspartate carbamoyltransferase catalytic subunit produces MSELSVNHLLGIKYLNKKDISLIFETADHFKEVINRSIKKVPTLRDITIANIFFENSTRTKLSFELAEKRLSADVVNFSAGQSSVKKGETLIDTVNNILSMKVDMVVMRHPNPGAGIFLSQHVKASIVNAGDGAHEHPTQALLDSFSIREKLGDVGGKNVVIVGDILHSRVALSNIFALKLQGANVKVCGPKTLIPKHIESLGVGVETNLRKALEWCDVANMLRVQNERMDISYFPSTREYTQQFGVNKELLNSLDKEIVIMHPGPINRGVEITSDVADSDQSIILHQVENGVAVRMAVLYLLASKIK; encoded by the coding sequence ATGAGCGAGTTAAGTGTAAACCACTTGTTGGGAATAAAGTATCTGAACAAAAAGGATATATCGCTCATTTTTGAAACGGCCGACCACTTTAAGGAGGTCATCAACCGTTCCATTAAAAAAGTGCCAACCCTTCGCGATATTACGATTGCCAATATCTTTTTCGAGAACAGTACCCGCACAAAACTCTCTTTTGAACTGGCAGAAAAACGACTTTCCGCCGATGTGGTCAATTTTTCGGCAGGGCAATCATCCGTAAAAAAAGGGGAGACCCTTATCGATACCGTAAACAATATCCTTTCCATGAAAGTGGATATGGTGGTGATGCGCCACCCCAATCCGGGCGCGGGAATCTTTTTGTCACAGCACGTAAAGGCATCCATTGTAAATGCTGGGGACGGAGCCCACGAACATCCAACACAGGCATTATTGGATTCCTTTTCCATCCGGGAAAAACTAGGCGATGTAGGAGGTAAGAATGTCGTTATTGTTGGTGATATTCTGCACTCACGAGTGGCCCTCTCCAATATTTTTGCCCTGAAATTGCAAGGGGCCAACGTAAAAGTTTGCGGTCCAAAAACATTGATTCCAAAGCATATTGAATCTTTGGGAGTAGGTGTGGAGACCAACCTGAGAAAGGCTTTGGAATGGTGCGACGTGGCCAACATGCTCCGTGTGCAGAACGAACGAATGGATATCAGTTACTTCCCATCCACGCGTGAATACACACAACAATTCGGGGTAAACAAAGAACTTCTGAACAGTTTGGACAAGGAAATCGTGATCATGCATCCCGGTCCCATAAACCGTGGTGTGGAAATTACCAGTGATGTGGCCGATTCCGACCAATCCATTATATTGCACCAAGTGGAAAATGGAGTTGCGGTTCGAATGGCCGTACTGTATCTTTTGGCATCAAAAATTAAGTAA
- a CDS encoding ribonuclease Z produces MIIDKDGTTTIVFQEKTILSGFLENLNKAYPKLKHDNIVVNLFSFNKLGVNDILEFLDLSNMHKSGGQSFVLVTDKLSYDEIPEEISVVPTLQEAKDLIEMEEIERDLGI; encoded by the coding sequence ATGATTATCGACAAAGACGGGACAACGACCATAGTTTTCCAAGAAAAGACCATTTTGAGCGGATTTTTGGAAAACCTCAATAAAGCATACCCAAAGCTAAAGCACGACAATATTGTCGTCAACCTATTTTCTTTCAACAAACTGGGAGTGAACGATATTTTAGAGTTTTTGGACCTCTCCAATATGCACAAGTCTGGTGGTCAATCCTTTGTTTTGGTGACGGATAAGTTGAGTTATGACGAAATCCCCGAAGAGATAAGCGTAGTACCGACCCTTCAAGAAGCCAAGGATCTTATTGAAATGGAAGAAATAGAACGCGACCTTGGCATATGA
- a CDS encoding ribonuclease Z produces MKLTVLGCYAATPRTFTNPTSQVLEIKNHLFLIDCGEGTQVQLRKYKVKFSRINHIFISHLHGDHFFGLPGLISTFRLLGREKELHIYGPKGIKQAITLFLKLGDSWTNYPLIFHELESKESELVFEDDKVTVRTVPLIHRVYTNGFLFEEKEAPRTLDIDTARKFGVDRSQFNNIKKGVDGVDATGKIIPNKKLTLAPPAPKSYAFCSDTLYNEAILPIIKDVTVLYHESTFLDSELHLCEKTKHSTSKQAAQIAKKANAKLLILGHYSTRYKSIELFKKEAQEVFPVVELADDGKVFDFDV; encoded by the coding sequence ATGAAACTTACCGTACTTGGTTGTTATGCCGCTACACCACGAACATTTACCAATCCTACTTCGCAGGTACTCGAGATAAAGAATCATCTTTTTTTGATCGATTGTGGTGAGGGAACCCAAGTGCAGCTCAGAAAGTACAAGGTCAAGTTTTCCAGGATCAACCATATTTTTATATCACACCTTCATGGAGACCACTTTTTCGGTCTTCCCGGGCTAATTTCTACGTTTCGATTGCTGGGTAGGGAAAAAGAACTGCATATTTATGGTCCGAAAGGAATCAAACAGGCCATCACATTATTTTTGAAATTAGGCGATTCATGGACCAACTACCCTTTGATCTTTCACGAATTGGAATCAAAAGAATCCGAACTTGTTTTTGAAGATGATAAAGTTACTGTTCGAACAGTCCCTTTGATTCACAGGGTATACACCAACGGTTTTTTGTTTGAGGAAAAAGAAGCTCCCCGAACCCTGGACATCGATACGGCCAGAAAATTCGGTGTGGATAGGAGTCAGTTTAACAACATTAAAAAAGGCGTTGATGGTGTGGATGCCACTGGTAAAATCATTCCCAACAAAAAGCTCACTTTGGCTCCTCCTGCACCGAAAAGCTATGCTTTTTGTAGCGATACGCTATACAATGAAGCTATTTTGCCCATCATTAAGGATGTGACCGTACTTTACCACGAATCCACATTTTTGGACTCCGAACTGCATCTGTGCGAGAAAACCAAACATTCCACATCCAAACAGGCGGCACAAATCGCGAAGAAGGCCAATGCCAAACTGTTGATTTTAGGACATTATTCCACCCGTTATAAATCCATTGAACTCTTCAAAAAGGAAGCTCAGGAAGTTTTTCCGGTAGTGGAATTGGCCGACGATGGTAAGGTGTTCGATTTTGACGTTTAA
- the pdxH gene encoding pyridoxamine 5'-phosphate oxidase gives MQKDLGDYRKSYEKSELTEASVKENPMEQFQKWFHEVEASDGVDEPNAMTVSTFGLDGFPKNRVVLMKKFTFEGFIFYTNYHSEKGKAIAANPSVCLSFFWPNMERQVIIKGKAEKIAENLSDGYFESRPHGSQLGAVVSDQSQVVPSREYLEDKLRNLEQKYDGKEVPRPEYWGGYLVRPMSIEFWQGRPNRLHDRIRYSLQEDFDWKIERLAP, from the coding sequence ATGCAAAAAGACCTTGGCGATTACAGAAAATCTTACGAAAAAAGTGAATTGACCGAAGCATCGGTCAAGGAAAACCCTATGGAACAGTTTCAAAAATGGTTCCATGAAGTTGAAGCCTCGGATGGAGTGGACGAGCCCAATGCCATGACGGTTTCTACCTTTGGGCTGGACGGTTTCCCAAAAAACAGGGTGGTGCTGATGAAAAAATTTACTTTTGAAGGCTTTATTTTCTACACCAATTACCACAGCGAAAAAGGTAAGGCCATCGCGGCAAACCCATCAGTGTGCCTATCTTTTTTTTGGCCCAACATGGAACGTCAGGTGATCATAAAAGGTAAAGCAGAGAAAATTGCGGAAAATCTTTCGGACGGTTATTTTGAATCACGTCCGCATGGGAGCCAATTGGGAGCAGTGGTTTCGGACCAGAGCCAAGTGGTGCCTTCCCGAGAATATTTGGAGGACAAGTTGAGGAATCTTGAGCAAAAATATGATGGAAAAGAAGTGCCCAGACCTGAATATTGGGGAGGTTATCTTGTAAGGCCCATGTCCATCGAATTTTGGCAGGGGCGTCCCAACCGGTTGCATGATAGAATTAGATATTCCCTGCAGGAAGATTTTGACTGGAAAATAGAACGATTGGCACCATAA
- a CDS encoding SixA phosphatase family protein — MKQIILMRHGKSSWDYDVSDKDRPLKERGVNDAHLVAKTFGLHAPTIDFIYSSPANRALHTCMIFVRNLGFDLSKFNVTNALYDFSGNSVEQFVQKLDNGLDTVAIFGHNYAFTSLANTWGDQYIENVPTAGLVHITFGVDDWSKIAKGTTKQMVFPKHLKK; from the coding sequence ATGAAACAGATAATACTCATGCGGCATGGTAAGTCCTCTTGGGACTACGATGTCTCCGACAAGGACCGGCCACTTAAGGAACGGGGTGTCAACGATGCGCACTTGGTCGCGAAAACCTTTGGACTGCATGCGCCAACAATCGATTTTATATATTCTAGCCCTGCCAATAGAGCCTTGCATACCTGTATGATCTTTGTGAGAAACCTAGGGTTTGATCTATCAAAATTTAACGTAACCAACGCACTTTACGATTTTTCGGGCAATAGTGTGGAGCAATTTGTGCAAAAGTTGGACAATGGTTTGGATACCGTTGCCATTTTTGGGCATAACTATGCCTTTACTTCGCTTGCAAATACTTGGGGAGATCAGTATATTGAGAACGTTCCCACGGCCGGACTTGTCCATATTACATTTGGTGTGGACGATTGGTCCAAAATAGCAAAAGGAACCACTAAACAAATGGTCTTTCCAAAACACTTGAAAAAATAG